In the genome of Fructilactobacillus hinvesii, the window TCGTTTGCAAGCTCTTGCCGTGTTGCCAATGCTTGGTCGGCGGAGTAGCAATTACAACCCATTCCACTTGTTTGTGTTGCATAGCGCTAATTCCCGATTCCAACATTGCGGGTAGTTTTTGTTCTGGAATGTTATTTTTTTCAAAATAGTAAACCGTTGGGTATGCACCAGAGGTTAGGTAAAAGCCATTTTCCAAAAAATCAAACGTTAACAGCGTGGGGCGCCCCTGGCTTTGTTGGCGCATCAACTTACCAAACTGAATTTGGGCTGGTACTTGGCGTTTTTTAGTGGGGTGTAAGGTCACAGAAGGATTATTTTTTACCAATCGCGAAGACCACGGGTTAGAGTTAATGATTAGTAATGCCATTAGTAATCCCACGATTTCAAGACTAAAAATCCCAACCGGATGGTAATTCCGTTTCCAAATGTTGGCTTTAATAACAATCTGCTTCAATAAAACTAGCCCTAAAATTGCACATAACAAAATGTCTGGAAAATAAGCTAAATAATAGTACGGACCAAATTGACCACCGTATAAGACCAATACACCATTACTAAGCATCATTGCGATTAACAACCATTTAGTTGGTAAACGCAACAAATGTCGTTGCCAAACAAGAACAGCGATTCCAATGATTACGATTAATCCTAATTCTGGCTGTTCTAAACCTAAAAAGTGAATTAACGCCCCACATGAATGGCCTAATTTCTGCAGTGGTGTTCCATGATTCTTACTGTACAAAGTTAAATTATCAATGAAGTAAACTCGAATAAACGCTGGTAATGCATCTTTCCAGCCAAAGTAGAGCAACCACGGAACCGTACTCACGAGAAAGCCTAAACCGGACCAACCAATCATCAAAAACAGCCCGCGCCATTTTTTTTGCAGCACTAACCACAGCGTTAGGCCGCCAAACAGAGCAATCCAGGTGCCTAACAAGCTATACTTAGCAAAAAAGACGATTCCTACTAATAGCCCTTGAAAAAACCAAGCTAATTTTGGTAATTGGGGCAGCTTTTGATCAAATTGACACACCACTAGCAGTGCACTCAAAATGGCGGGATAAACCCAAAACTCCACCGTTCCTCCATAACTGTAGTAAGGCTCCATTAGTACGAATAAAACGGAGGCCAGTGCAATTCCAACTGCCGTTTTTTGGCTAAACCACAGACTAGCTAATTTCCACGCTGCTAATGTAATCAACCACAAACCCACAATCTCAAAGAGAGCCGCTCCCCAAAAAGTGGTAAAGGAAATTTTACTAGCTAATCCATACAATAGATAAACATAGGGACCCTTTTGTTCAAAAACATCACGATAGGTCACAATTCCGTGCATTAGAGCCTTGCCGACCGTTAAATAATTATTGTTATCACCCGTATAATTAAAATCATACAACGGTGAACTGTACGAAAAAATTCCGATTAAAAGTACGCTCCACCCGAGTAACAACAACATAATCAGGCTGGAGTGGCGCTTGAGCTTTATTTTAGGCATAGTTCGACCTCTTTTAATTTTTCATCTTTAAATATTATACCGTTTTTTGCTAAACTCAGAAGACGGCTAATATCACGAAAAGGAGTTTTAACAGCATGAAAGAATTCAAGGTGCAAACCATCCTTTTAATCGCCATTGCCTTCATCTTGGGAATGAG includes:
- a CDS encoding ArnT family glycosyltransferase, with product MPKIKLKRHSSLIMLLLLGWSVLLIGIFSYSSPLYDFNYTGDNNNYLTVGKALMHGIVTYRDVFEQKGPYVYLLYGLASKISFTTFWGAALFEIVGLWLITLAAWKLASLWFSQKTAVGIALASVLFVLMEPYYSYGGTVEFWVYPAILSALLVVCQFDQKLPQLPKLAWFFQGLLVGIVFFAKYSLLGTWIALFGGLTLWLVLQKKWRGLFLMIGWSGLGFLVSTVPWLLYFGWKDALPAFIRVYFIDNLTLYSKNHGTPLQKLGHSCGALIHFLGLEQPELGLIVIIGIAVLVWQRHLLRLPTKWLLIAMMLSNGVLVLYGGQFGPYYYLAYFPDILLCAILGLVLLKQIVIKANIWKRNYHPVGIFSLEIVGLLMALLIINSNPWSSRLVKNNPSVTLHPTKKRQVPAQIQFGKLMRQQSQGRPTLLTFDFLENGFYLTSGAYPTVYYFEKNNIPEQKLPAMLESGISAMQHKQVEWVVIATPPTKHWQHGKSLQTKQGRQGIRVLQMNYRLVATHSQLSQGNPTQYWLFKRK